One Thermococcus sp. genomic region harbors:
- a CDS encoding GMP synthase subunit A produces the protein MIVIMDNGGQYVHRIWRTLRYLGVEAKIIPNTTPLEEIKALNPKGIIFSGGPDIEKTGNCGAILEHYDEFNVPILGICLGHQLIARHFGGKVGRGDKAEYSLVEIEILEENDIFKGLPRKLKVWESHMDEVKELPPSFRLLARSETCPVEAMKHESLPIYGVQFHPEVAHTERGVDVYRNFARLCGEI, from the coding sequence ATGATAGTGATTATGGACAACGGCGGGCAGTACGTCCACAGGATCTGGAGGACTCTCCGCTATTTGGGAGTAGAAGCGAAGATAATCCCCAACACGACGCCGCTTGAGGAGATAAAGGCGCTGAATCCAAAGGGCATAATCTTCTCAGGCGGTCCTGACATAGAGAAAACGGGTAACTGCGGGGCAATTCTGGAGCACTACGACGAGTTCAACGTGCCCATCCTCGGCATCTGCCTCGGTCACCAGCTTATAGCGAGGCACTTCGGTGGAAAGGTCGGAAGGGGAGATAAGGCGGAGTACAGTTTAGTTGAGATTGAAATCCTTGAGGAGAACGATATTTTCAAGGGCCTTCCAAGAAAGCTAAAGGTCTGGGAGAGCCACATGGACGAGGTAAAGGAGCTCCCCCCTAGCTTCCGACTGCTCGCTAGGAGCGAGACCTGTCCGGTCGAGGCCATGAAGCACGAAAGCCTTCCAATCTACGGCGTCCAGTTCCATCCGGAGGTTGCACATACCGAGCGCGGGGTGGATGTCTACAGGAACTTCGCAAGACTCTGTGGAGAGATTTAG
- a CDS encoding cell division protein FtsZ, whose translation MRALIIGVGQCGTKIADLFSLVDFEALAINTSKGDLDYLRYIPPERRILIGESLTGGKGVNANPILGREAMKRDLPMVMKKINSVVGYEDVDIFFLTFGFGGGTGAGGTPVLAEALKEEYPDSLVVAIGALPLREEGIRPTINAAITIDKLSKIADSIIAIDNNKLKEGNDDISRAYERINYTIVERIASLLALVDVPGEQTLDASDLKFVLKAFGSFATVGYAKADAGKVRSLSRLIIKSFESEGLYLEANIESALYGLVAIHGPPEVLKANEIFEALDYLTGKIRGKQIFRGFYPDPKEREVEVVTLLSGIYESKSIEEIVRTAKAYARSFMRAKEEAETKKKELLSGLPDFDDVYPGQTELYDGPFPDVGGKAEKMGRREE comes from the coding sequence TTGAGGGCTCTAATCATAGGGGTCGGCCAGTGCGGAACCAAAATCGCCGACCTCTTCTCTTTAGTTGATTTTGAGGCGCTCGCCATAAACACATCCAAGGGCGACCTCGACTACCTCCGCTACATCCCCCCGGAGAGGAGAATACTGATAGGGGAGTCACTCACCGGGGGAAAGGGGGTCAACGCGAACCCAATCCTCGGAAGGGAGGCCATGAAGCGCGACCTACCAATGGTGATGAAGAAGATAAACTCAGTCGTTGGTTATGAGGACGTTGACATATTCTTCCTCACCTTCGGCTTTGGCGGTGGAACAGGAGCGGGAGGAACGCCCGTTCTCGCGGAGGCCTTGAAGGAGGAATACCCGGACTCGCTGGTGGTGGCTATAGGGGCGCTACCGCTCAGGGAGGAAGGAATAAGGCCCACCATAAACGCGGCCATAACGATAGACAAGCTCTCCAAGATAGCGGACTCAATCATAGCGATAGACAACAACAAGCTCAAAGAGGGAAACGACGACATCAGCAGAGCCTACGAGCGCATCAACTACACGATAGTCGAGAGAATAGCATCGCTCCTTGCTCTGGTTGACGTTCCGGGAGAACAGACACTCGATGCGAGCGACTTGAAGTTCGTCCTCAAGGCCTTCGGGAGCTTCGCTACAGTTGGCTACGCCAAGGCCGACGCCGGGAAGGTCAGGAGCCTGTCGAGACTCATAATAAAGTCCTTCGAGAGCGAGGGGCTCTACCTTGAGGCCAACATAGAGTCGGCCCTCTACGGACTCGTTGCCATCCACGGCCCGCCGGAGGTTCTCAAGGCGAACGAAATATTCGAGGCCCTGGATTACCTGACGGGGAAGATAAGGGGCAAGCAGATATTCCGCGGTTTCTACCCAGATCCAAAGGAGAGGGAGGTTGAAGTTGTCACTCTCCTCAGCGGAATCTACGAGAGTAAGAGCATAGAGGAAATCGTGCGCACAGCAAAGGCCTACGCGCGCTCATTCATGAGGGCAAAGGAAGAAGCAGAGACGAAAAAGAAAGAACTCCTGAGCGGTTTGCCCGACTTCGACGACGTTTATCCCGGGCAAACTGAACTCTACGACGGTCCATTTCCTGACGTCGGGGGAAAGGCAGAGAAAATGGGGAGGCGAGAGGAATGA
- a CDS encoding class III signal peptide-containing protein — MRLLRKRGQISLEFLLVFGILLIMLLYSARSMTFNNTSSREALLMQVAVEEKSTANIIASAIDQVYAQGPGSKVTVYAHFTLLRNGDYLKKAFNLTSPVINIILAGENDPLFPAGASNSIVAVAVSNQGNEPIISGSNRTGVWVQTFLKYNATSHTRFEVNFTPSTLPPVMKVVVEWNPAQPISLVYNSTSSTLHINIRVKGS, encoded by the coding sequence ATGAGACTTTTAAGGAAGCGCGGTCAGATATCGCTGGAGTTCCTCTTGGTGTTTGGGATACTCCTTATTATGCTCCTCTATTCAGCCCGTTCAATGACCTTCAATAACACCTCGTCCAGAGAGGCTCTTTTGATGCAGGTGGCAGTTGAGGAGAAAAGCACGGCAAATATCATAGCTAGTGCTATTGATCAAGTTTATGCCCAGGGTCCTGGATCCAAGGTGACTGTTTACGCCCATTTCACTCTTCTTAGAAACGGGGACTACCTGAAGAAGGCTTTTAATCTGACCTCTCCTGTTATTAATATAATCCTTGCGGGGGAAAACGATCCACTGTTCCCCGCTGGGGCCAGCAATTCTATAGTGGCTGTGGCTGTTTCCAATCAGGGTAATGAGCCGATTATATCAGGTTCGAACAGAACCGGTGTATGGGTCCAGACCTTTCTGAAGTACAATGCAACGTCACATACTCGATTTGAGGTAAACTTCACGCCTTCCACCCTTCCTCCGGTGATGAAAGTTGTTGTGGAATGGAACCCCGCCCAGCCCATCTCCTTGGTTTATAACTCAACGAGTTCCACCTTACATATCAACATCAGGGTGAAGGGATCATGA
- a CDS encoding polymer-forming cytoskeletal protein encodes MRRAQLLSVDALMATVMVILLISMVSASSENLKSGITGLIEWYERSNAPDTMLDVLLKSPGVPPNWDENVSIMITPGLRSNYGNYLDYKKLDEFLSLAQRGDRRLVSFLRNLSLGRNFKLEILLNEEQVNFTLNYLPQHVNWSALCNVKDIVNQYGNPADQPLYLYCSSGSVRFTHSGVNYNTFTDESHICVNASMYVGNNFKVIAGEYVGVSDDLTIKSKGGLNASEIYVGGDGTIESNAHVYSSGDLTIGGALYAKADAHLAVGGSAYLNDTVNIGNSAYMNIVGDFYARGPLLIHSNGHLTVGGTAYVDDYASVESRGYVTVGEDFSINGDLRTDYNAYISVGGALRVNGDSTVKGSVNATEMYVNGSLTIDSGSYVIVHRDLYVNGDLSVSGHLIVDGNLYVNGNVGVESQGSVDVGGKLYLTGEIVGDETNVHADGGIYEVQHLPWDESKFKINVSFPSIGESPCIRASEGALLVNIQNVTFIHNYTANWFLPGWNGFSFVDGKIIQNMNLSVVRSIKSSEWVTYSERKAVVRKLVYTSNYTISGSVSKLLLYSGKLSTELSGYPLLFVYLPNETGNFSLVSTFKNETSWGYGIVAVSRTQSATLYFAQRVIHTGSGESINSCEISINENRVVIPWECLFPLTGKVSFSVWAYNVNFDGNIRIVDDGNIGAYLEPIPEVAIIKLWVWGI; translated from the coding sequence ATGAGGAGGGCTCAATTGTTAAGCGTTGATGCACTCATGGCAACTGTTATGGTAATACTCCTCATTAGTATGGTTAGTGCAAGCTCTGAAAACCTGAAGAGCGGGATAACGGGTTTGATAGAATGGTATGAGAGGAGCAATGCTCCTGACACCATGCTTGATGTTCTCCTCAAGAGTCCGGGAGTTCCGCCAAACTGGGATGAAAACGTGTCAATTATGATAACTCCGGGACTTAGATCAAATTATGGTAACTATCTGGATTATAAAAAATTGGACGAGTTTCTGAGCTTGGCCCAGAGAGGAGATAGACGTCTAGTCAGCTTCCTTAGGAACCTTAGTCTTGGCAGGAATTTCAAATTGGAGATACTTCTCAATGAGGAACAGGTCAACTTTACGCTTAATTATCTTCCTCAGCATGTCAACTGGAGCGCTCTTTGCAATGTTAAGGACATAGTTAACCAGTATGGTAATCCCGCTGATCAGCCCCTGTATCTCTACTGCTCTTCGGGAAGTGTCAGATTTACACACTCCGGAGTTAACTACAATACTTTTACTGATGAAAGCCATATATGTGTCAATGCTTCTATGTATGTTGGCAATAACTTCAAAGTTATCGCTGGTGAATATGTGGGTGTCTCCGATGATTTAACAATAAAGTCCAAAGGGGGTCTTAACGCCTCTGAAATTTACGTTGGGGGTGATGGAACCATTGAGAGTAACGCCCATGTTTACTCTAGTGGTGATCTCACGATTGGAGGCGCTCTCTATGCCAAGGCTGATGCTCACCTAGCGGTTGGGGGTTCTGCATACCTCAATGATACCGTTAACATCGGAAACAGTGCCTATATGAATATCGTTGGGGACTTTTACGCTAGGGGACCCCTTTTAATCCACAGCAATGGACATTTAACGGTGGGTGGAACAGCTTATGTTGATGACTATGCATCCGTTGAGAGCCGTGGTTACGTTACTGTCGGAGAGGATTTTTCGATAAACGGTGACTTGAGGACGGATTACAATGCATATATATCTGTTGGCGGCGCCCTGCGCGTTAATGGAGACTCCACTGTAAAGGGATCAGTGAATGCAACCGAGATGTACGTTAACGGCTCCTTAACGATTGACTCTGGAAGTTACGTAATCGTTCACAGGGATCTTTATGTGAATGGAGACCTCTCAGTTTCTGGACATCTTATTGTGGACGGAAATCTATACGTTAACGGAAACGTAGGGGTTGAATCCCAGGGAAGTGTGGACGTGGGTGGAAAACTCTACCTAACCGGGGAAATTGTGGGGGATGAGACTAACGTTCACGCGGACGGGGGTATTTATGAGGTACAGCATCTGCCTTGGGATGAATCAAAGTTCAAAATAAACGTATCCTTCCCCAGCATTGGAGAATCCCCGTGTATCCGAGCCTCCGAGGGAGCTCTTTTGGTTAATATTCAAAACGTTACCTTCATACACAACTATACTGCTAATTGGTTTCTTCCGGGATGGAATGGGTTTTCGTTTGTAGATGGGAAAATAATTCAAAACATGAACCTCTCTGTTGTTCGCTCAATTAAAAGCTCTGAATGGGTCACGTATTCAGAACGGAAAGCAGTAGTTAGAAAACTTGTATATACCTCAAACTATACGATATCGGGGAGTGTGAGCAAGTTACTCTTGTACTCTGGTAAACTAAGCACGGAACTTTCAGGGTATCCTCTGCTCTTTGTGTATCTCCCCAACGAAACCGGGAACTTTTCCCTAGTTTCAACGTTTAAAAATGAGACCTCTTGGGGTTATGGAATAGTGGCGGTATCCCGGACTCAAAGTGCAACACTTTACTTTGCCCAAAGAGTGATTCATACGGGCTCCGGGGAAAGTATTAATAGCTGTGAAATTTCAATTAATGAGAACAGGGTTGTTATTCCATGGGAGTGCCTGTTCCCCCTAACTGGGAAAGTTTCTTTCTCAGTATGGGCATATAATGTTAACTTCGACGGAAACATTAGAATAGTCGATGATGGGAACATCGGAGCTTATTTAGAACCGATTCCGGAAGTTGCCATAATAAAACTATGGGTGTGGGGAATATGA
- a CDS encoding DUF2341 domain-containing protein translates to MRRRGFIVNSTVLILLIPLLLLSATYSQVHYQIVKAQGEKMELEKLQWALSYLDTDFKNTLKISGKRAILAMVNYTITHRRYLSNKANETMKELMLTGKIGGTTSALMGNQTLGYWLNSVSNSLLERGLVLIPPSQIDRAVDMKIVPLTSFKVAIMARIENVTIKDINGKVVYNGNLPSRGFAYAIVDLSGIEDPVYAIATNGQYNRIINPCVFSYPEMGTRPIKLISGLGNSSVTRLVGTYGEDIFFNSTTIWSVSPSAKLFNLSRSPLGFFHEEDRGYLYFSNVSVPGTGDWVGGSAYKYRVLFTLTNSSVRQGDLVLLVIDTRTIAINGQTMNEWVAHTSNKASIIVYDGNNNPVQFWIEYWDSGGKLWLWIKATTSRDYYMYLSDDPSLETRGNPGDMFYLLDDFVFKDESKWHFLTGNVGDGWYTFNAVTTGLDAAISNLTLAPPFFVRWGMNTTADDTGVGLYTLSTGGEQNYLDVKIKYGPINPSEEDVSDIVSDNVVQWPYSILTDTATLNNLSDMANKLRNPLYDSTEWIRSSTDAEVAEEWLDSELAKINGSVVYEDYQVPVYLNATAIRDIEARGGKASIRIVDGRGNPLPFWIEYWNDSGALIWVRVNLTERYYTELNRLTTRRRGYTLRSVSNNNGVLSYTVRSRRARHYYVVLYTYAEADIKIYYNTGHLSRGSGEKVFEFFDDFNESLQQLKQKWIVDPFNQGASVSIDSSGNGTLTISGGDSMFVMVNKNPLNLTGDFAVDFRMKPNFNYVGDWDAGVGLWDGRRRYYDWDFWYDYYLLQQLFTDDITYGGDPLAVHWAEWRTEDGSTYELYSFWAEEDSDSDITTNRNYAFHKYEIIELLSDGITYFKDLSRNETNTYDSDYTTLHSLKYVYLVIDSEYPDRGATFDWLFVRKYLNPDYLNEKVSKHEGETTSIEYEATGSSIQLAVWKEWSKLTSIADSVPSMSFQRYELNVTSSLSFGRVSGPRLGYDAGLSGSWNVSIVSKGAGTQYFDWIIIGPPYALSGINVLRIEEGGEVNWNAYASVAFDLQPFLSCLVDDRYFGLYSAPSFFERLEGKLDPDKTGMNGEYWEASKEMQDKLGIAKSGQYYPIGLVSFIYYPADSNLVDILPVVGQNSRDPNDALTNAIPFADYYWLPYYFTGFSEVPAAFPNAYRVWGISMGTGDYSYLSGVGFLLDNETAVHILGESAWKYLRHER, encoded by the coding sequence ATGAGGAGGAGGGGCTTTATAGTTAACTCAACGGTTCTCATCCTTTTGATCCCCCTGCTTTTGCTTAGTGCCACGTACTCTCAGGTGCACTATCAGATTGTTAAGGCCCAGGGCGAGAAGATGGAGTTGGAAAAGCTTCAGTGGGCTCTGTCCTACTTGGATACAGACTTTAAAAATACCCTCAAAATATCGGGTAAAAGGGCTATTTTGGCAATGGTAAATTACACGATAACACACCGCCGTTACCTTTCGAATAAAGCCAATGAAACAATGAAGGAGCTTATGCTGACGGGAAAAATAGGGGGAACTACCTCTGCACTAATGGGAAATCAGACACTGGGGTACTGGTTAAACTCCGTTTCAAATTCATTGCTGGAGAGAGGATTAGTGCTCATTCCACCATCTCAGATCGATAGGGCTGTTGATATGAAGATAGTCCCCCTCACATCGTTCAAAGTGGCAATAATGGCCCGTATAGAGAACGTGACAATAAAGGATATTAATGGAAAGGTTGTGTATAATGGGAATCTTCCTTCAAGGGGTTTTGCCTATGCGATAGTTGATCTCAGTGGTATTGAGGATCCCGTTTATGCCATTGCAACAAATGGGCAGTACAACAGAATAATTAATCCTTGTGTCTTCTCTTACCCGGAAATGGGAACGAGGCCGATTAAGTTGATTAGTGGTCTTGGAAACTCAAGCGTTACTCGCCTTGTGGGAACTTACGGCGAAGATATCTTCTTTAATTCGACCACGATATGGTCGGTCTCCCCCTCTGCTAAGCTTTTCAACCTGTCTCGGAGTCCCCTTGGTTTCTTCCATGAGGAGGATCGGGGATACCTATACTTCAGTAATGTTAGTGTTCCGGGTACTGGGGACTGGGTGGGGGGTTCAGCGTATAAATACAGGGTTCTGTTTACGCTTACCAACTCTTCTGTTCGGCAGGGTGATCTAGTTCTTCTTGTGATAGATACAAGAACTATAGCCATTAATGGACAAACAATGAACGAATGGGTTGCACATACATCAAATAAAGCCTCGATAATTGTGTATGACGGCAACAACAATCCAGTTCAATTCTGGATAGAATACTGGGACAGTGGAGGAAAACTTTGGCTCTGGATTAAGGCGACAACTTCACGTGATTACTACATGTATCTCTCCGACGATCCTTCTTTGGAGACCAGAGGTAATCCCGGCGATATGTTTTACCTACTTGATGATTTTGTCTTCAAGGACGAATCTAAGTGGCATTTTCTTACTGGCAATGTGGGCGATGGATGGTATACCTTTAACGCAGTGACAACGGGGCTGGATGCGGCAATATCTAACCTAACGCTAGCTCCACCTTTCTTCGTGCGCTGGGGCATGAACACGACGGCGGATGACACAGGGGTGGGACTTTACACACTCTCCACGGGAGGAGAGCAGAACTATCTCGATGTTAAAATAAAATACGGGCCCATTAACCCAAGTGAAGAGGATGTTTCAGATATTGTTTCAGACAATGTTGTACAATGGCCTTACAGTATTCTTACCGATACAGCAACTCTCAATAACTTGTCGGATATGGCAAACAAGCTAAGGAACCCATTGTATGATTCGACTGAGTGGATACGCTCTAGCACGGATGCTGAAGTTGCTGAAGAGTGGTTGGATTCAGAATTGGCAAAAATAAACGGCAGTGTTGTGTACGAAGATTATCAAGTCCCGGTTTATCTGAATGCCACGGCAATCAGGGACATAGAGGCGAGAGGGGGAAAGGCATCGATTAGAATCGTCGATGGTAGAGGAAACCCCCTGCCTTTCTGGATTGAGTATTGGAACGACAGTGGAGCACTAATATGGGTCAGGGTAAACTTAACGGAGAGGTATTACACGGAGCTCAATCGGCTTACCACAAGAAGGCGTGGATACACGCTGAGATCAGTCTCCAATAATAATGGTGTCCTTTCATACACCGTAAGATCTAGAAGAGCGCGTCATTATTACGTTGTTCTCTACACCTATGCAGAGGCGGATATTAAAATTTATTATAACACCGGACACCTGAGTAGGGGGAGCGGAGAGAAAGTCTTTGAGTTTTTTGATGACTTCAACGAAAGCCTTCAGCAACTTAAACAGAAATGGATAGTAGATCCCTTTAATCAGGGGGCCAGTGTGTCAATAGACAGTTCCGGGAATGGAACGTTGACCATCTCTGGGGGAGACAGCATGTTTGTAATGGTTAACAAAAATCCCCTTAACCTCACGGGTGATTTCGCTGTGGACTTCAGGATGAAACCTAACTTTAACTATGTCGGTGATTGGGACGCGGGAGTCGGGCTGTGGGATGGCAGAAGGAGATACTATGACTGGGACTTCTGGTATGATTACTACCTTCTCCAGCAGCTGTTTACGGATGATATTACCTATGGTGGAGATCCCCTAGCAGTACACTGGGCCGAATGGAGGACCGAGGATGGCAGTACCTATGAACTGTACTCCTTCTGGGCAGAGGAGGATAGTGACTCTGACATAACAACGAATAGAAACTATGCTTTTCACAAATACGAGATTATAGAGCTCCTCAGCGATGGCATAACATACTTCAAGGATCTCTCTAGAAATGAAACTAACACCTACGATAGCGATTACACTACCCTTCACTCGCTCAAATACGTTTATCTCGTGATAGACAGTGAATATCCTGATCGGGGTGCAACCTTTGACTGGTTATTTGTGAGAAAGTACCTTAACCCGGACTACCTGAACGAGAAAGTTAGCAAGCACGAGGGAGAAACTACGTCCATAGAATACGAGGCAACGGGAAGTTCAATTCAGCTGGCTGTATGGAAGGAGTGGAGCAAACTAACCTCAATAGCGGACTCGGTTCCATCAATGTCTTTCCAGCGCTATGAGCTTAATGTTACCTCAAGTTTGAGTTTTGGAAGGGTTTCCGGACCGAGGCTTGGCTATGATGCTGGCCTTTCAGGTTCTTGGAATGTTTCCATAGTTAGTAAAGGGGCGGGAACTCAATACTTTGACTGGATAATCATTGGACCCCCTTACGCTCTCAGTGGCATAAACGTCCTCAGGATTGAGGAGGGTGGCGAGGTTAATTGGAATGCCTACGCCTCAGTGGCCTTTGACCTTCAGCCCTTCCTATCCTGTCTGGTAGACGATCGTTACTTTGGTCTATATTCCGCACCTAGCTTCTTTGAGAGGCTTGAAGGGAAGCTAGATCCAGATAAAACCGGAATGAATGGAGAATACTGGGAGGCCTCCAAGGAGATGCAGGATAAGCTTGGCATAGCTAAGAGTGGTCAATACTATCCAATTGGATTAGTGAGCTTCATATACTATCCGGCGGATAGCAACCTTGTGGATATTCTGCCAGTTGTGGGACAAAACAGTAGGGATCCTAATGATGCTTTGACAAACGCGATCCCGTTTGCTGATTACTATTGGCTTCCATACTATTTCACCGGTTTTTCGGAGGTACCTGCCGCATTTCCCAATGCGTATCGGGTCTGGGGTATATCCATGGGAACAGGGGACTACTCGTATCTCTCGGGAGTAGGCTTCCTCCTAGATAATGAAACGGCAGTTCACATCCTGGGTGAATCGGCTTGGAAATATCTGCGTCACGAGAGGTGA
- a CDS encoding TonB-dependent receptor — MGHTIYYLMDVEEWKDFRMLIERVCFGLGWEFESKLDEIRIFPACISVEPLLLKKRGSGFVKTNLIEPCHSIYLLILYSASAFGSVSVWED; from the coding sequence TTGGGCCACACAATATATTACCTAATGGACGTTGAAGAATGGAAGGATTTCAGAATGTTGATAGAGCGAGTTTGTTTTGGCCTTGGCTGGGAGTTTGAGAGCAAACTTGATGAAATAAGGATATTCCCAGCCTGTATTTCAGTCGAGCCCCTACTCCTTAAGAAAAGGGGAAGTGGCTTTGTAAAAACGAATCTCATTGAGCCCTGTCACTCAATATATCTCCTGATTCTCTACTCTGCTTCCGCCTTCGGCTCAGTATCGGTCTGGGAGGACTGA
- a CDS encoding antitoxin family protein, with amino-acid sequence MGEIIEVVYENGVLKPLKPLKLKEGQKLTVRIYPGDFLELAREMRKEVTKERFEEDPTDYLLSLREEET; translated from the coding sequence ATGGGCGAGATAATCGAGGTGGTCTACGAAAACGGCGTGCTGAAGCCTTTGAAGCCGCTGAAACTGAAGGAGGGGCAGAAACTCACGGTGAGGATTTACCCGGGAGATTTCCTCGAACTGGCCAGGGAGATGAGAAAAGAGGTCACAAAGGAGCGCTTTGAGGAGGATCCAACCGACTACCTTCTGAGCCTCAGGGAGGAGGAGACATGA
- the guaA gene encoding glutamine-hydrolyzing GMP synthase has translation MWEKFIEEKVEEIRKIVGDGRAIIALSGGVDSSTAAILAHKAIGNRLHAVFVNTGFMRKNEPEFVVKTFRDEFGLNLHYIDASERFFEVLKGVTDPEEKRKIIGRVFIEVFEEVAKEIDAQFLIQGTIAPDWIESKGKIKSHHNVGGLPERLNLKLIEPLRDLYKDEVRELAKELGLPEKIYNRMPFPGPGLAVRVLGEVTPEKVAIVREANAIVEEEIEKAGLKPWQAFAVLLGVKTVGVQGDIRAYKETVAVRVVESLDGMTANAMNVPFEVLQRIAFRITSEIPEVGRVLYDITNKPPATIEFE, from the coding sequence ATGTGGGAGAAGTTTATCGAGGAGAAGGTTGAGGAGATAAGGAAGATCGTCGGGGATGGAAGGGCGATAATAGCGCTCTCCGGTGGTGTGGACAGCTCGACCGCCGCGATACTTGCCCATAAAGCTATAGGCAATAGACTCCACGCGGTCTTCGTCAACACAGGCTTCATGAGGAAGAACGAACCGGAGTTCGTGGTGAAGACCTTCAGGGACGAGTTCGGCCTTAACCTGCACTACATCGATGCAAGCGAGCGCTTTTTTGAGGTGTTGAAAGGCGTTACCGACCCGGAGGAGAAGAGAAAGATAATAGGAAGGGTATTCATCGAGGTTTTTGAGGAGGTCGCGAAGGAGATAGATGCTCAATTCCTCATTCAGGGAACCATCGCCCCGGACTGGATAGAGAGCAAGGGGAAAATCAAGAGCCACCACAACGTCGGCGGCCTTCCAGAGAGGCTCAACCTGAAGCTTATTGAACCGCTCCGCGACCTCTACAAGGATGAAGTGAGGGAGCTCGCCAAGGAGCTCGGTCTTCCCGAGAAGATATACAACCGCATGCCCTTCCCCGGGCCGGGCTTGGCGGTTAGGGTTCTCGGGGAGGTAACGCCTGAGAAGGTCGCCATAGTGAGGGAAGCGAACGCCATAGTCGAGGAGGAGATCGAGAAAGCTGGACTGAAGCCTTGGCAGGCCTTCGCGGTTCTTCTGGGAGTTAAAACGGTTGGAGTCCAGGGTGACATAAGGGCCTATAAGGAAACCGTAGCGGTTCGCGTCGTCGAGAGCCTTGATGGAATGACGGCAAACGCGATGAACGTCCCCTTCGAGGTGCTCCAGAGGATAGCCTTTAGGATAACGAGTGAGATTCCAGAGGTCGGGAGGGTGCTCTACGATATCACCAACAAGCCCCCCGCAACGATAGAGTTCGAGTGA
- a CDS encoding DUF2101 family protein produces the protein MSTLNLGELLYRLGEKSERLFSALLSIIRSIITPKAIQRVPNFPLSTRLVMKKGYTIHEVISLHLQLSFLAYLGVNAVAIFLPNSFFTVLVLGLIYLLYLRWIFGSYGHYLVDPKQYVFFYGGVSTLAFLSFLGFVFLRERKAELRYYYIYVSIITIIILLFRWYFKHAFGRDYTYGVVEEVKKDLLRVFVHDDIGANVKPGYYWVPAVPDAEPGRIVKLLVEERFMRSSVPVRVLEVYLDQSSQTDTEPKAEAE, from the coding sequence GTGAGTACATTGAACTTGGGAGAGCTCTTATACAGACTCGGTGAAAAAAGTGAGCGCCTCTTTTCAGCCCTTCTGTCTATAATCCGATCAATAATTACCCCTAAGGCAATTCAGAGGGTTCCAAACTTTCCGCTCTCGACGCGGCTTGTAATGAAAAAGGGTTATACCATTCACGAGGTTATTAGTCTTCATCTCCAGCTTAGTTTTCTGGCATATCTCGGTGTTAATGCCGTTGCTATCTTCCTCCCCAATTCATTTTTCACTGTCTTAGTTTTAGGCCTTATTTATCTTCTCTACCTCCGCTGGATTTTTGGCAGTTATGGCCATTATCTCGTTGATCCCAAGCAGTACGTCTTTTTTTATGGGGGTGTCTCTACCCTCGCCTTTTTATCGTTTCTAGGATTTGTTTTTCTGCGGGAGCGGAAAGCTGAACTGCGTTATTATTACATCTACGTCTCCATAATTACAATAATCATCCTGCTGTTTAGATGGTATTTTAAGCATGCTTTCGGAAGGGACTACACCTACGGAGTCGTGGAGGAAGTCAAAAAGGATCTCCTTAGAGTATTTGTTCATGATGATATTGGAGCCAACGTTAAACCGGGTTATTACTGGGTTCCTGCCGTTCCGGATGCTGAACCCGGAAGGATAGTTAAGCTCCTCGTTGAGGAGAGGTTCATGAGAAGCTCCGTTCCGGTGAGGGTTTTGGAAGTCTATCTTGATCAGTCCTCCCAGACCGATACTGAGCCGAAGGCGGAAGCAGAGTAG
- a CDS encoding type II toxin-antitoxin system VapC family toxin translates to MRVVIDTSVVFHLFSSFYPERTAVAEKIIELAQLGDIEPYAPRLGEVEFVAVLSRYFDRERVKRALDLYSAILTWIPEELIIEDLKEVAFQTHHKASDIYFIATAIHLDAVLITNDRKMADLAKSFGLKTFYLVEESDEFFRLLGVSS, encoded by the coding sequence ATGAGAGTTGTCATAGACACTTCCGTTGTGTTTCACCTGTTTTCTAGCTTTTATCCTGAACGAACCGCGGTTGCAGAAAAGATTATTGAACTCGCCCAGCTGGGCGATATAGAACCTTACGCTCCTCGCCTTGGGGAGGTTGAGTTCGTGGCTGTTTTGTCGAGATATTTCGACCGTGAAAGGGTTAAAAGAGCCCTTGACTTGTATAGCGCCATACTCACGTGGATTCCAGAGGAGTTAATAATCGAGGATTTGAAGGAGGTGGCGTTTCAAACCCACCATAAGGCGTCTGATATCTACTTCATCGCAACAGCCATCCATCTAGACGCCGTTCTAATAACCAATGACAGAAAAATGGCCGACTTGGCCAAATCCTTCGGTTTAAAGACATTCTACCTAGTTGAAGAATCCGACGAGTTTTTCAGACTCCTGGGGGTGAGTTCATGA